From a region of the Bradyrhizobium diazoefficiens genome:
- a CDS encoding nucleotidyltransferase domain-containing protein, protein MKFQELNNDQRREVVNSQQRFQALRDAKEAYDTYRGSLTWVESKGHEYLVRSYYDKAGLRKQSSLGARSSETEKMKADFESKRAAAEDRLKSLRDTMARQSAVNRVLGLGRVPLIGARIMRALDGFGMLGSGIRILGTNAIYCYEASSGVRIDPGLATTEDMDLLFDARAALTFVADDDVSESSLLKILQRVDTSFERAKQTFRAVNRDGYLVDLIKPTPSPPWKKAPDKIGSDPKDLTAVQIEGLDWLQNSPAFEAIAIDEKGEPVRIVAPDPRVWAAHKLWLSRRADREPLKRQRDAAQAEAVGALVADYLTHLPFDEEQLRMLPKDVVDSAAPLFVKDST, encoded by the coding sequence ATGAAATTTCAAGAGCTTAACAATGATCAGCGCCGGGAGGTAGTCAATAGCCAGCAGCGCTTTCAGGCCTTGCGGGACGCTAAGGAGGCCTACGACACGTATCGCGGTTCCCTGACCTGGGTGGAGTCCAAAGGCCACGAATATTTGGTGCGGAGCTACTACGACAAAGCGGGCCTCCGGAAGCAAAGTTCGCTCGGGGCGCGCTCTTCCGAAACCGAGAAAATGAAGGCCGACTTCGAAAGCAAGCGCGCGGCTGCAGAAGACCGATTGAAGAGCCTGCGTGACACGATGGCGCGGCAATCCGCGGTCAATCGTGTACTGGGCTTGGGTCGTGTACCCTTGATCGGAGCTCGGATCATGCGAGCACTCGATGGTTTCGGGATGTTGGGTTCCGGGATTCGAATTCTCGGAACGAACGCGATCTACTGTTACGAAGCCTCTTCCGGCGTGAGGATCGATCCGGGCCTAGCCACGACAGAAGACATGGATCTTCTGTTCGATGCGCGCGCTGCGCTTACGTTCGTCGCGGACGACGACGTCTCCGAGTCTTCGCTCCTGAAAATACTTCAACGCGTCGACACCAGCTTTGAACGCGCGAAGCAGACGTTTCGAGCTGTGAACAGGGACGGTTATCTCGTCGATCTGATCAAGCCCACGCCAAGCCCACCTTGGAAGAAGGCTCCGGACAAGATCGGCTCGGACCCCAAAGACCTGACTGCCGTTCAAATCGAAGGACTCGATTGGCTGCAAAATTCTCCCGCTTTTGAGGCGATCGCGATCGATGAAAAAGGCGAACCAGTGCGCATCGTCGCTCCAGATCCGCGGGTTTGGGCCGCCCATAAGCTTTGGTTGTCCCGTCGTGCCGATAGGGAGCCGCTCAAGCGCCAACGAGATGCAGCACAGGCGGAAGCCGTGGGTGCTCTGGTCGCAGACTATCTCACTCACCTGCCGTTCGACGAAGAGCAGCTACGGATGCTCCCGAAGGATGTGGTGGACAGCGCGGCTCCGCTTTTCGTTAAGGACAGCACTTAG
- a CDS encoding recombinase family protein: protein MSTDRQGASGLGIEAQRSAVTSFLNGGQWELLREFVEVESGGKNDRVQLAEALRICRLYGAKLVIAKLDRLSRDAHVLLGLEKAGVDFVAADMPNANRLTIGIMAMVAEEERRMIPRRIKEALAAAKARGKKLGKRNGALSDEYRQASAGRHRVWPMHARRTSCPPSVPCRTAVPTACTRSPLA, encoded by the coding sequence GTGAGCACGGACCGCCAAGGCGCGTCAGGGCTGGGCATCGAGGCGCAGCGCAGTGCGGTCACCAGCTTTTTGAACGGCGGCCAGTGGGAGTTGCTCCGCGAGTTCGTGGAGGTGGAGAGCGGGGGCAAGAACGATCGTGTGCAGCTGGCCGAGGCCCTGCGCATTTGCCGCCTGTACGGGGCGAAGCTTGTAATAGCCAAGCTGGATCGCCTGTCCCGCGATGCGCACGTCCTGCTTGGCCTTGAAAAGGCGGGCGTGGACTTCGTCGCCGCCGACATGCCCAACGCCAACCGGCTCACCATTGGCATCATGGCGATGGTGGCGGAGGAGGAGCGCCGCATGATACCTCGCCGCATCAAGGAGGCGCTGGCCGCTGCCAAGGCGCGGGGCAAGAAGCTGGGCAAGCGCAACGGAGCCCTGTCGGACGAGTACAGGCAGGCGTCGGCTGGCCGCCACCGGGTGTGGCCAATGCACGCGCGGAGGACATCCTGCCCGCCGTCCGTGCCCTGCAGGACGGCGGTGCCAACAGCCTGCACCAGATCGCCGCTGGCCTGA
- a CDS encoding DUF2441 domain-containing protein, translating to MDRLAQVIAGCTRIEPALSPQSARAFLEQRKGPGLVVVDAVSNRRLFHVTVTKPYKQAFTAGQIIEIGVIENPFFRFYESAREYPINDNGNLVIVKAIRWLSLVRQGQIAPHPGILPSIALEVAQHYVMLSRELIMEDLRIREFNSLPPSRQTCLYTCDTQDEAKHWVNRLGDAGASICELICTGMIHRADAMLLLGDSEPLSVTRDRGRRYWNGEASDHPEWETLFVGKAEVVSTGLEA from the coding sequence GTGGACCGTCTTGCACAAGTAATCGCCGGATGCACCCGGATCGAGCCGGCACTGAGCCCGCAATCCGCGCGCGCGTTCCTGGAGCAAAGAAAAGGACCGGGATTGGTCGTGGTCGATGCAGTGTCAAATCGCAGGCTTTTTCACGTGACCGTAACGAAGCCTTACAAGCAGGCATTTACCGCTGGCCAGATCATTGAGATCGGAGTTATCGAAAATCCGTTCTTTCGGTTCTACGAGAGCGCGCGCGAATACCCGATCAACGACAATGGCAATCTCGTAATTGTCAAAGCCATCCGATGGCTCTCGCTCGTACGGCAGGGCCAAATAGCTCCCCACCCCGGCATACTGCCCTCGATAGCACTAGAGGTCGCACAGCACTACGTGATGCTGAGCCGCGAACTCATCATGGAGGATCTGCGGATTAGGGAGTTCAACAGCTTGCCACCTTCTCGGCAGACGTGTCTTTATACTTGCGACACTCAGGATGAGGCTAAGCACTGGGTTAACCGCCTCGGGGACGCTGGCGCCAGCATATGCGAGTTGATCTGCACTGGCATGATCCATCGAGCCGATGCAATGCTACTATTGGGCGACAGCGAACCGCTATCGGTGACACGCGATAGAGGCCGCCGGTACTGGAATGGCGAGGCCAGCGATCACCCTGAATGGGAAACGCTGTTTGTTGGAAAAGCAGAGGTCGTTTCCACCGGACTTGAAGCCTGA
- a CDS encoding DUF6074 family protein, which yields MGRGMTEKAAVSRAVRDAWHYVAPNRRDADNLRLHVHIAEPKARVVLLPGRFRGADYVKRHVASVLTRDAEQDEQHVRRNLRALRLTLEEMGVDRDAIDAEVRRVEGAVRAEIWKRVLLPRGDE from the coding sequence ATGGGGCGCGGCATGACAGAAAAAGCAGCTGTGTCGCGAGCGGTGCGCGACGCTTGGCACTACGTGGCGCCGAACCGCCGCGATGCCGACAATCTGCGGCTCCATGTCCACATTGCCGAGCCGAAGGCCAGGGTCGTGCTTCTGCCGGGGCGCTTCCGCGGCGCCGACTACGTCAAGCGTCACGTCGCCTCCGTCCTCACGCGAGACGCCGAGCAAGACGAACAGCACGTTCGACGAAACCTTCGCGCACTCCGCCTCACCCTCGAAGAAATGGGCGTTGATCGGGACGCGATCGACGCTGAAGTCAGGCGCGTCGAAGGGGCGGTTCGTGCCGAAATCTGGAAACGGGTCTTGCTGCCGCGCGGTGACGAATGA
- a CDS encoding site-specific integrase, translating to MLARAARRGAIPVNPLGDIRNGDIAIRGAKAVQHHASVTDAREGDRDGHAARRFGKLLRDVRGYHGATQTRLALELLALTGLRPGELWRLRWSWVDADSAEPVITLPPSLIKMRKPHTVYLSRQAVALLQELWQLTGWTAENAERVAAGADFLFPCQQPRRTVGKDGQPVKRARYRTLSESAMNSGLRRLGYANSGHVGHGFRSAFSTLANEAHAARADVIETALNHMDEDAVRGTYNDAAYHEQRRRLSQWWADYLDDLRRSGAIVPITKAQRSRASAAS from the coding sequence GTGCTTGCCCGTGCAGCCCGGCGCGGCGCCATTCCGGTCAACCCGCTGGGCGATATCAGAAACGGCGACATTGCGATTAGGGGTGCCAAGGCCGTGCAGCACCACGCCAGCGTCACGGATGCGCGCGAAGGTGATCGCGACGGGCACGCGGCGCGCCGGTTCGGCAAGCTCCTCCGCGACGTGCGCGGCTACCACGGCGCTACGCAAACGCGCCTCGCGCTCGAATTGCTCGCGCTGACTGGGCTGCGACCGGGCGAACTGTGGCGGCTGCGGTGGTCGTGGGTTGACGCCGACAGCGCGGAGCCGGTCATCACGTTGCCACCCTCGCTTATAAAAATGCGCAAGCCCCACACGGTTTACCTCAGCCGGCAGGCAGTGGCGTTGCTGCAAGAGCTTTGGCAACTGACCGGGTGGACGGCGGAAAACGCGGAGCGCGTAGCTGCCGGCGCTGATTTTCTCTTCCCGTGCCAGCAACCGCGCCGCACCGTCGGAAAGGATGGGCAGCCGGTCAAGCGGGCCCGGTACCGCACGCTATCGGAAAGCGCGATGAATTCGGGGCTGCGGAGGCTCGGCTACGCGAACAGCGGCCACGTGGGTCACGGCTTCCGCAGCGCGTTCTCAACATTGGCGAACGAAGCCCACGCCGCGCGAGCCGATGTCATCGAAACCGCGTTGAACCATATGGATGAGGATGCTGTGCGCGGCACGTACAACGATGCGGCGTACCACGAGCAGCGGCGCCGCCTGTCTCAATGGTGGGCCGACTATCTGGATGACCTGCGCAGGTCCGGCGCCATCGTGCCGATCACGAAGGCCCAGCGATCGCGGGCGTCGGCAGCTTCGTAG
- a CDS encoding tripartite tricarboxylate transporter substrate binding protein, whose product MLRILRQGVFGLAVLAMLFSATPPASAAYPDRPVHWLIGFSAGGPVDIVARIMAQWLSDHLGQQFIVENRTGSGGNIAAAAAINAAPDGYTLLFVAPNNAISTSLYKRLPFDFLRDTVPVASIMQLTNMLVVSNAFPAKTVREFIDYCKANPGKISFASSGNGTSVHMSAELFKAMTKCDMVHVPYRGSAIAFPDIISNKVQLIFDNLPSALEQAKGGNVRALGVTSPQRWPSVPDVPAIAETVPGFEAVGFYGISAPKGTPPEVIEILNKAVGEALKDPKLVARLTETGGLPKPMTPAEFGKLVADETAKWRKVVEFAGVSVD is encoded by the coding sequence ATGTTGCGAATTTTGCGTCAAGGTGTGTTCGGGCTCGCCGTCCTTGCAATGCTTTTCAGCGCCACACCTCCCGCCTCCGCCGCCTATCCCGACCGCCCCGTGCACTGGCTGATCGGCTTTTCCGCCGGCGGTCCGGTCGACATCGTGGCGCGGATCATGGCGCAGTGGCTGTCGGACCATCTCGGCCAGCAATTCATCGTCGAGAACCGCACCGGCTCCGGCGGCAACATCGCCGCCGCCGCGGCGATCAACGCAGCCCCGGACGGCTACACGCTGCTGTTCGTCGCGCCCAACAACGCGATCTCGACCTCGCTCTACAAGAGGCTGCCGTTCGACTTCCTGCGCGACACCGTGCCAGTCGCGAGCATCATGCAGCTCACCAACATGCTGGTCGTCTCCAACGCGTTTCCTGCCAAGACCGTTCGGGAGTTCATCGACTACTGCAAGGCCAATCCCGGAAAGATCTCCTTTGCCTCGTCCGGCAACGGCACCTCGGTGCACATGTCGGCCGAACTGTTCAAGGCGATGACCAAGTGCGACATGGTGCACGTGCCCTATCGGGGATCCGCGATCGCCTTCCCCGACATCATCTCCAACAAGGTGCAGCTGATCTTCGACAATCTGCCCTCCGCGCTGGAGCAGGCCAAGGGCGGCAACGTCCGCGCGCTGGGCGTGACCTCGCCGCAGCGCTGGCCGAGCGTGCCGGACGTGCCCGCGATTGCCGAGACCGTGCCGGGCTTCGAAGCGGTCGGCTTCTACGGCATCTCCGCGCCCAAGGGCACGCCGCCCGAGGTCATCGAGATCCTCAATAAGGCCGTCGGCGAAGCGTTGAAGGACCCCAAGCTGGTGGCGCGCCTCACCGAGACCGGCGGCCTGCCCAAGCCGATGACGCCGGCCGAGTTCGGCAAGCTGGTCGCGGACGAGACCGCGAAATGGCGCAAGGTGGTGGAGTTCGCCGGGGTCTCGGTGGACTAG
- a CDS encoding ABC transporter substrate-binding protein — protein MNPTRFGLPVAAALAATLMSGAAMAQVSDDVVKIGVLTDMNGPASAPTGQGSVTAAQMAIDDFGGTVLGKPISVVIGDHQLKADIGAAIARRWFDVEQVDLIVDVPVSAVGLAVQNIANEKKRLFITHSTGTADFHGKFCSPYAIQWVFDTRALAVGTADAVVKRGGDSWFFITDDYAFGHSLERDASAVVTANGGKVLGSVRPPLATPDLSSFVLQAQASKAKIIGIAAGPPNNMNEIKTGSEFGVFKGGQQMAALLALITDIHGLGLQAAQGLLLTTSFYWDMDDKTREWSKRYFAKMNKMPSMWQAGVYSSVMHYLNAIKEAGTDEPLKVAAKMREKPIEDFFARNGKLRADNLMVHDLWLVQVKTPAESKYPWDYYKILATISGDKAFGPPDPACALVKK, from the coding sequence GTGAATCCAACCAGATTTGGACTACCGGTCGCGGCCGCATTGGCGGCGACGCTGATGTCGGGTGCCGCAATGGCGCAGGTTTCCGACGACGTCGTCAAGATCGGCGTGCTCACCGACATGAACGGCCCGGCTTCCGCGCCGACCGGCCAGGGCTCGGTGACGGCGGCGCAGATGGCGATCGACGATTTCGGCGGCACAGTGCTCGGCAAGCCGATCAGCGTCGTGATCGGCGACCATCAGCTCAAGGCCGACATCGGTGCGGCGATCGCGCGGCGCTGGTTCGACGTCGAGCAGGTCGATCTGATCGTCGACGTGCCGGTCTCGGCGGTCGGGCTCGCGGTGCAGAACATCGCCAACGAGAAGAAGCGGCTGTTCATCACCCACTCCACCGGCACCGCCGATTTCCACGGCAAGTTCTGCTCGCCTTACGCGATCCAGTGGGTGTTCGACACCCGCGCGCTGGCGGTCGGCACCGCGGACGCGGTGGTCAAGCGCGGCGGCGACAGCTGGTTCTTCATCACCGACGACTACGCCTTCGGCCATTCGCTGGAGCGCGATGCCTCCGCCGTCGTCACCGCCAATGGCGGCAAGGTGCTGGGCTCGGTGCGGCCGCCGCTGGCAACGCCGGATCTCTCCTCCTTCGTGCTGCAGGCGCAGGCGTCCAAGGCCAAGATCATCGGCATTGCCGCAGGTCCGCCCAACAACATGAACGAGATCAAGACCGGCTCGGAGTTCGGCGTGTTCAAGGGCGGCCAGCAGATGGCGGCGCTGCTGGCGCTGATCACCGACATCCACGGCCTCGGCCTGCAGGCAGCGCAAGGCCTGCTCCTGACGACGTCGTTCTACTGGGACATGGACGACAAGACCCGCGAATGGTCGAAGCGCTACTTCGCCAAAATGAACAAGATGCCGTCGATGTGGCAGGCCGGTGTCTATTCGAGCGTCATGCACTATCTCAACGCCATCAAGGAAGCCGGCACCGACGAGCCGCTCAAGGTCGCCGCCAAGATGCGCGAGAAGCCGATCGAGGATTTCTTCGCCCGCAACGGAAAGCTGCGCGCGGACAATCTGATGGTGCACGACCTCTGGCTGGTACAGGTGAAGACGCCGGCAGAGAGCAAATATCCGTGGGACTATTACAAGATCCTCGCCACGATCTCCGGCGACAAGGCGTTCGGCCCGCCGGATCCGGCCTGTGCGCTGGTGAAGAAGTAG
- a CDS encoding substrate-binding domain-containing protein, whose translation MGRLSVAFALFCGLIVGVAASSAEDRAIVLATTTSTQESGLLDYLLPIFHDKTGIEVTVIARRADEVLSGPRRGEADVVLMHARPQEEKFVADGFGVKRFDVMYTDYVLIGPKSDPAGVKGKDIVTALKAIEAKGAPFVTRGDRSGTHAAELALWIVAGIDIAGAKGPWYREVGQGMTSALDAARAANAYMLSDRGSWVSFKDRGDLDIVVEGDRRLLNQYGVMLVNPGKFPNVKKDLAQTFIDWLTSPEGQTAIAGYKVDGQQLFFPNSDGSGG comes from the coding sequence ATGGGCCGCCTGTCCGTTGCATTCGCGCTCTTCTGCGGCCTCATCGTGGGCGTTGCGGCGTCGTCCGCGGAGGACCGCGCGATCGTGCTGGCCACGACCACATCGACGCAGGAGTCCGGCCTGCTCGACTATCTGCTGCCGATCTTCCACGACAAGACGGGCATCGAGGTGACCGTGATCGCGCGGCGCGCCGATGAGGTGCTGAGCGGGCCGCGAAGGGGAGAGGCCGACGTCGTGCTGATGCATGCGCGTCCGCAGGAGGAGAAATTCGTCGCCGACGGGTTTGGCGTGAAGCGTTTCGACGTGATGTACACCGACTACGTGCTGATCGGGCCGAAGAGCGATCCGGCGGGCGTGAAGGGCAAGGACATCGTGACGGCGCTGAAGGCGATCGAAGCCAAGGGCGCGCCGTTCGTGACGCGCGGCGATCGGTCGGGCACCCATGCCGCGGAGCTCGCGCTCTGGATCGTCGCCGGCATCGACATCGCCGGCGCCAAGGGCCCCTGGTATCGCGAGGTCGGGCAGGGCATGACCTCGGCCCTCGATGCCGCGCGCGCCGCGAATGCCTATATGCTGTCGGACCGCGGCAGCTGGGTCTCGTTCAAGGATCGCGGCGATCTCGACATCGTCGTCGAAGGCGACCGGCGGCTGCTCAATCAGTACGGCGTGATGCTGGTGAACCCCGGGAAGTTTCCGAACGTGAAGAAGGACCTCGCGCAGACCTTCATTGACTGGCTGACCTCGCCCGAGGGGCAGACGGCGATCGCCGGCTACAAGGTCGACGGGCAGCAGTTGTTCTTCCCGAATTCGGACGGGTCGGGCGGCTGA
- a CDS encoding molybdopterin-binding protein, with product MTQRLPPSLTPLENALAALLNGLEPLAPVELPLTDAAGCIAAGTALLAAYPPHDIAATDGWAFCANDLVGASSYSPLPLTRVPSWVEAGEAMPAGCDCVLDADAVEASGPLVQVLAEGVPGQGVRRAGSDIAERTEAGAEGYPVGAADLLVARVAGLEQIGVRRPRLRIVNVPGATATMHMIAGLARAAGLDVEMREAGARDQASIADVLDASSCDLVLTVGGSGVGRRDAAVMALARRGEVLAHGVALQPGRTAAVGRLGRIPAVTLPGSPDHALAAWLALVLPLVDRLSARRPRRQATLPLARKIASSGGIAEIVLLAEERHAWTPLAVGEWPLRVIVRADAWLLVPGDSEGFAAGAPVDAYLMRE from the coding sequence ATGACCCAGCGCCTGCCGCCATCGCTCACGCCGCTCGAGAATGCGCTCGCCGCGCTGCTGAACGGGCTTGAGCCGCTTGCGCCGGTGGAATTGCCATTGACCGACGCGGCCGGCTGCATCGCGGCGGGCACTGCGCTGCTTGCGGCCTATCCGCCTCACGACATTGCTGCCACGGACGGTTGGGCGTTCTGCGCCAATGATCTCGTCGGCGCGTCCTCTTATTCGCCGCTGCCTTTGACAAGAGTGCCCTCGTGGGTCGAGGCCGGCGAAGCGATGCCGGCGGGATGCGACTGTGTGCTCGATGCCGACGCGGTGGAGGCGTCCGGGCCGCTCGTGCAGGTGCTGGCGGAAGGCGTGCCTGGGCAGGGCGTCAGGCGCGCCGGTAGCGACATCGCGGAACGCACGGAGGCTGGCGCCGAGGGGTATCCGGTCGGTGCGGCTGATCTTCTGGTCGCGCGCGTCGCGGGGCTGGAACAAATCGGCGTGCGGCGGCCTCGTCTGCGCATCGTCAATGTGCCGGGTGCAACGGCAACGATGCATATGATAGCCGGTCTCGCGCGTGCCGCGGGACTGGACGTGGAAATGCGCGAAGCAGGTGCGCGCGATCAAGCATCGATTGCCGATGTGCTCGATGCGTCCTCTTGCGATCTCGTGCTGACGGTGGGCGGCAGCGGCGTCGGTCGACGGGATGCCGCTGTCATGGCCCTCGCCCGGCGTGGCGAGGTACTGGCCCATGGCGTTGCGCTCCAGCCTGGACGCACGGCCGCGGTCGGGCGGCTCGGACGGATTCCCGCGGTTACCCTGCCCGGCTCGCCCGATCATGCGCTTGCGGCCTGGCTCGCACTCGTGCTGCCGCTCGTCGACCGCCTGTCGGCGCGGCGGCCCCGCCGCCAGGCGACCCTGCCGCTTGCGCGCAAGATCGCATCCAGCGGCGGCATCGCCGAGATCGTTCTGCTCGCGGAGGAACGTCATGCCTGGACGCCGCTTGCAGTCGGGGAATGGCCGCTCCGGGTCATTGTCCGCGCGGATGCATGGCTGCTCGTTCCCGGTGACAGCGAGGGATTTGCAGCAGGGGCGCCGGTCGATGCTTATCTGATGCGGGAGTGA
- a CDS encoding molybdopterin biosynthesis protein, which yields MTIIPQSQDRSGVDQAQFLKMLSREEALARFEAALFPRELPSERCKLAAALGAALAEDVTAPIDVPPFDRSNVDGFAVRAADLAAAGEGAPVCLALNGETIHCGTAPRLQVAAGTATPIATGGPLPRGADAVVMVEHTQPAGTATIEVRRAPSPGQFVSYAGSDIARGEALLRAGTIIGSREIGMLAACGIAEVNVVRKPLVAVISTGDELVQPGEVLAPADIYDTNGAIVAAAINENGGEAVFLGAIPDDEAKLEAAMRRALADADMLVLSGGTSKGAGDLSHRIIGHLGQPGIIAHGVALKPGKPLCLAVCDGKPVVILPGFPTSAMFTFHDMIVPVLRRMAGLPPRSDAKVSATVPVRIASELGRTEFVMVSLVEGSGGLIAYPSGKGSGAITSFAQADGFLRIDALADQMPAGTEAEVTLFTPHVRVPDLVIVGSHCTGLDLVTAQLAHAGLTVRSIAVGSLGGLAAARRGECDLAPIHLFDDKSQTYNTPYLVEGLELVPGWRRMQGIVFRKGDERFEGLGAKDAVAAALTDPACIMVNRNQGAGTRILIDRLLGGARPEGYWNQPRSHNAVAAAVAQHRADWGMTIAPVAHAAGLDFIPFAEEHYDFALVMARRERPAVRAFLDALGSDEARAALERAGFRPA from the coding sequence ATGACGATCATTCCGCAATCGCAAGACCGCAGCGGGGTCGACCAGGCGCAGTTCCTCAAGATGCTCTCGCGCGAGGAGGCCCTGGCGCGCTTTGAGGCGGCATTGTTCCCGCGCGAGCTTCCGAGCGAAAGGTGCAAGCTCGCTGCTGCGCTCGGTGCAGCGCTTGCCGAAGATGTCACTGCGCCGATCGACGTTCCACCGTTCGACCGTTCCAATGTCGACGGTTTTGCCGTACGCGCCGCGGATCTGGCGGCGGCTGGCGAAGGCGCACCCGTATGCCTTGCGCTGAACGGCGAAACCATTCACTGCGGCACGGCACCAAGGCTGCAGGTGGCGGCAGGAACCGCAACGCCGATCGCCACCGGCGGTCCGTTACCGCGTGGCGCCGACGCCGTTGTCATGGTCGAACACACCCAGCCGGCAGGGACGGCTACGATCGAGGTTCGTCGTGCCCCGTCTCCGGGGCAATTCGTCTCCTACGCTGGATCCGACATCGCTCGCGGCGAGGCGCTGCTGCGTGCCGGCACGATCATCGGCTCGCGCGAGATCGGCATGCTGGCCGCTTGCGGCATTGCCGAAGTGAACGTCGTGCGCAAGCCGCTTGTTGCGGTGATCTCCACCGGCGATGAGCTGGTTCAGCCCGGTGAGGTGCTCGCGCCTGCCGATATTTACGATACCAACGGCGCCATCGTCGCGGCCGCGATCAACGAGAACGGCGGCGAGGCCGTCTTTCTCGGCGCCATCCCCGACGATGAAGCCAAGCTCGAAGCTGCCATGCGCCGCGCGCTGGCGGATGCCGACATGCTGGTGCTGTCAGGGGGCACCTCGAAAGGCGCGGGCGACCTGTCCCATCGCATCATTGGCCATCTCGGCCAGCCCGGCATCATCGCGCATGGCGTTGCGCTCAAGCCCGGCAAGCCGCTGTGCCTTGCGGTGTGCGACGGCAAGCCGGTGGTGATCCTGCCGGGCTTTCCGACCTCAGCGATGTTCACCTTCCACGACATGATCGTGCCGGTGCTGCGCAGGATGGCCGGGCTGCCGCCGCGCTCGGATGCCAAGGTGAGCGCGACGGTGCCAGTTCGTATCGCTTCCGAGCTCGGCCGCACGGAATTCGTCATGGTTTCGCTGGTCGAGGGCAGCGGCGGTCTGATCGCCTATCCTTCGGGCAAGGGCTCCGGTGCAATCACGTCCTTCGCGCAGGCCGATGGTTTCCTGCGTATCGACGCACTCGCCGACCAGATGCCGGCCGGGACCGAAGCCGAGGTGACGCTGTTCACGCCGCATGTGCGCGTGCCCGATCTCGTCATCGTCGGCAGCCATTGCACCGGCCTCGATCTCGTCACGGCACAGCTCGCGCATGCCGGCCTGACCGTGCGCTCGATCGCTGTCGGCAGCCTCGGCGGGCTTGCAGCGGCACGGCGCGGCGAATGCGATCTCGCGCCGATCCATCTGTTCGACGACAAGAGCCAGACCTACAACACGCCCTATCTCGTCGAGGGACTCGAACTCGTCCCCGGCTGGCGGCGAATGCAGGGCATCGTGTTCCGTAAAGGCGACGAGCGTTTCGAAGGCCTCGGTGCAAAAGACGCCGTTGCTGCGGCGCTCACTGACCCCGCCTGCATTATGGTCAACCGCAACCAGGGCGCCGGCACGCGCATCCTGATCGACCGGCTGCTCGGCGGTGCGCGGCCGGAGGGCTATTGGAACCAGCCGCGCTCGCACAACGCCGTTGCCGCGGCCGTCGCGCAGCATCGCGCCGATTGGGGCATGACCATCGCGCCGGTCGCCCATGCGGCCGGCCTCGATTTCATTCCGTTCGCGGAGGAGCATTATGATTTCGCGCTGGTAATGGCGCGCCGGGAGCGCCCGGCGGTGCGGGCCTTTCTCGACGCACTCGGCTCGGACGAGGCGCGCGCCGCGCTGGAGCGCGCCGGCTTCCGACCTGCGTAG